One Amycolatopsis thermophila DNA segment encodes these proteins:
- the nuoE gene encoding NADH-quinone oxidoreductase subunit NuoE: protein MKAESTASVFDADTVAKARELMARYPQSRSALLPMLHLVQSVQGFVSQEGVTFCAEQLGLSEAEVSAVVTFYTMYKRKPCGEHLVSVCTNTLCAALGGDAIYRTLQEHLGEDGKPLGHEETAGTPGEPGSITLEHAECLAACDLAPVLQVNYEYYDKQTPDSAVELVDALRRGEKPQPSRGAPLADFKSAELQLAGFFPEDEQTYRSQVDGPSQAPETLIGARIAQERGWTAPVMEDVPLPEVEKK, encoded by the coding sequence TTGAAGGCAGAGTCGACCGCGTCCGTTTTCGACGCGGACACGGTGGCCAAGGCGCGGGAGCTGATGGCCCGCTACCCGCAGTCCCGGTCGGCGCTGCTGCCGATGCTGCACCTGGTGCAGTCGGTGCAGGGGTTCGTCAGCCAGGAGGGCGTGACGTTCTGCGCCGAGCAGCTGGGGCTGTCCGAGGCCGAGGTCAGTGCGGTCGTCACGTTCTACACGATGTACAAGCGCAAGCCGTGCGGTGAGCACCTGGTCAGCGTCTGCACCAACACCCTGTGCGCGGCACTCGGTGGCGACGCGATCTACCGGACGCTGCAGGAACACCTCGGCGAGGACGGGAAACCGCTGGGGCACGAGGAAACCGCGGGCACTCCCGGTGAGCCGGGCTCGATCACGCTGGAGCACGCCGAGTGCCTGGCGGCCTGCGACCTCGCGCCGGTGCTGCAGGTCAACTACGAGTACTACGACAAGCAGACCCCGGACAGCGCGGTCGAACTCGTCGACGCGTTGCGGCGCGGGGAAAAGCCGCAGCCGTCCCGCGGTGCGCCGCTGGCCGACTTCAAGAGCGCCGAGCTGCAGCTGGCCGGGTTCTTCCCGGAGGACGAGCAGACCTACCGGTCGCAGGTGGACGGACCGTCCCAGGCGCCGGAGACCCTCATCGGCGCGCGGATCGCCCAGGAGCGGGGCTGGACCGCCCCGGTCATGGAGGACGTGCCGTTGCCGGAAGTGGAGAAGAAGTGA